The Antennarius striatus isolate MH-2024 chromosome 23, ASM4005453v1, whole genome shotgun sequence genome has a segment encoding these proteins:
- the LOC137590861 gene encoding equilibrative nucleoside transporter 2-like, translating to MKEQKDAPQDRGYFVGIVFFILGLGTLLPWNFFMTASSYFQATLNTTEWINGTLVGGKDYHYVNWMTLLSQLPLLLFTLLNSILYQRISERIRIAGSLILVLLLFMFTAVLVKVPMEKDKFFSVTMATIWFINSFGAVLQGSLFGLVGLLPLKYSAIFMSGQGLAGTFAAIAMLVAIGSEAAPETAAMGYFITPCVGTLVTLISYLLLPRLAFAQYYFNKTNKYEAGTTDELLKESSMVENGKLNGHGGLAESERDPGTDETKRAFVSLESEKEQTKSSVLEVFKKIWLMAFCVTFVFTVTLSVFPAVTADVKTIFSKNWERFFITVSCFLTFNINDWIGRSITSFVQWPRKDSPVFVVLVVSRVIFIPLLMLCNVQPRSHLPVFFYHDAIFTVIMTVFSLSSGYFACLSMSYAPQLVEPKDAETAGALMTFFLALGLSLGAGLSFPLRALV from the exons ATGAAGGAACAGAAGGATGCTCCTCAAGACCG GGGATACTTTGTGGGGATTGTTTTCTTCATCCTGGGCCTGGGAACGCTGCTGCCATGGAATTTCTTCATGACCGCCTCATCG TATTTCCAAGCCACGCTGAACACAACAGAATGGATCAACGGTACCCTGGTGGGCGGCAAGGATTACCACTACGTCAACTGGATGACCCTGCTGTCCCAGCTGCCCCTGTTGTTGTTCACGCTGCTCAACTCCATCCTGTACCAGAG GATATCGGAGAGAATACGCATCGCCGGCAGCCTGATCCTGGTCCTCCTGCTCTTCATGTTCACTGCGGTGCTGGTTAAAGTTCCCATGGAGAAGGACAAATTCTTctctgttaccatggcaactaTCTGGTTCATCAACT CGTTCGGCGCCGTCCTGCAGGGCAGCCTGTTCGGCCTGGTCGGCCTCCTGCCTCTGAAGTACAGCGCCATCTTCATGAGCGGCCAAGGCCTCGCCGGGACATTCGCCGCCATCGCCATGCTGGTAGCCATAGGAA GTGAAGCTGCCCCCGAGACGGCGGCGATGGGTTACTTCATCACGCCGTGTGTCGGGACGCTGGTCACACTCATCAGCTACCTGCTGCTGCCCCGCCTG GCATTTGCCCAGTATTATTTCAACAAAACCAACAAGTATGAAGCCGGCACCACAGATGAGCTGCTGAAAG AGAGCAGCATGGTGGAGAACGGCAAGCTGAACGGACATGGAGGTCTGGCTGAGAGTGAAAGAGACCCCGGTACGGATGAGACCAAGCGTGCCTTTGTGTCCCTGGAGAGCGAGAAGGAACAAACCAAGTCCTCGGTGCTGGAGGTCTTCAAGAAG aTCTGGTTGATGGCGTTCTGCGTGACGTTCGTATTCACAGTCACCCTTTCGGTTTTCCCAGCGGTCACTGCAGATGTCAAGACGATTTTCTCCAAAAACTGGG agcGCTTCTTCATCACCGTCAGCTGCTTCTTGACGTTCAACATCAATGACTGGATTGGTCGGAGCATCACCTCCTTCGTGCAGTGG CCCCGTAAGGACTCTCCTGTCTTCGTGGTGCTGGTCGTCTCCAGGGTGATTTTCATCCCTCTGCTGATGCTCTGCAACGTCCAGCCTCGCTCCCACCTCCCCGTCTTCTTCTACCACGACGCCATTTTCACTGTCATCATGACCGTGTTCTCTCTTTCCAGCGGTTACTTTGCCTGCCTATCTATGTCCTACGCCCCACA GTTGGTGGAGCCGAAGGATGCAGAGACCGCAGGAGCACTGATGACCTTCTTCTTAGCGCTGGGTCTGTCCTTAGGAGCTGGCCTGTCGTTCCCTCTGCGAGCTCTGGTCTAG
- the LOC137590668 gene encoding uncharacterized protein isoform X2, with protein MTLFNCFLLASLCGLSSWSASSRISLIQTPDLTIMEGANVSIGCCWTVTFKKVTLSWLKNDTCFKKDPSLMPDKQNCSFLTFTAITRDDSGTYVCMLTVLIPEFIEEKGNGSVITVIARDNTNNNKTRAKAARVIYEVPHIDSEEAEMDQHSTSSRGSSQWCQVPMYESLDYFEHVQPKEVGEDPLRSTS; from the exons ATGACGCTTTTCAACTGCTTCTTACTCGCCTCTCTGTGTGGCCTCTCATCCTGGA GTGCATCATCAAGGATATCTTTGATCCAAACTCCTGATTTAACCATTATGGAAGGGGCGAATGTCAGCATTGGGTGCTGCTGGACGGTCACGTTTAAAAAAGTGACTCTTAGCTGGCTAAAAAATGACACCTGTTTCAAAAAGGATCCCTCTCTGATGCCTGATAAACAGAACTGCTCATTCTTGACCTTTACGGCGATTACAAGAGATGATTCAGGGACATACGTCTGCATGTTGACGGTACTAATACCAgaatttattgaagaaaaaggaaatggcTCGGTCATCACAGTAATAGCCagagacaacacaaacaacaacaaaacaagag caAAAGCAGCCAGGGTAATCTATGAGGTTCCCCACATTGACTCTGAAGAGGCCGAGATGGACCAACACAGCACCAGCTCCAGAGGTTCCTCTCAGTGG TGCCAGGTACCAATGTATGAGTCCTTGGATTACTTTGAGCATGTGCAGCCTAAAGAAGTGGGTGAGGATCCGCTCAGATCGACATCCTGA
- the LOC137590668 gene encoding uncharacterized protein isoform X1, with protein MTLFNCFLLASLCGLSSWSASSRISLIQTPDLTIMEGANVSIGCCWTVTFKKVTLSWLKNDTCFKKDPSLMPDKQNCSFLTFTAITRDDSGTYVCMLTVLIPEFIEEKGNGSVITVIARDNTNNNKTRDRQSEPNRTILLLPVIIPVAVVIPLVLIPLAYFCILRRKRAKAARVIYEVPHIDSEEAEMDQHSTSSRGSSQWCQVPMYESLDYFEHVQPKEVGEDPLRSTS; from the exons ATGACGCTTTTCAACTGCTTCTTACTCGCCTCTCTGTGTGGCCTCTCATCCTGGA GTGCATCATCAAGGATATCTTTGATCCAAACTCCTGATTTAACCATTATGGAAGGGGCGAATGTCAGCATTGGGTGCTGCTGGACGGTCACGTTTAAAAAAGTGACTCTTAGCTGGCTAAAAAATGACACCTGTTTCAAAAAGGATCCCTCTCTGATGCCTGATAAACAGAACTGCTCATTCTTGACCTTTACGGCGATTACAAGAGATGATTCAGGGACATACGTCTGCATGTTGACGGTACTAATACCAgaatttattgaagaaaaaggaaatggcTCGGTCATCACAGTAATAGCCagagacaacacaaacaacaacaaaacaagag ATAGACAATCAGAACCCAACAGGACTATTCTGCTGCTACCTGTGATCATTCCTGTTGCTGTAGTGATTCCATTGGTCCTCATTCCACTCGCCTATTTCTGCATTCTGCGACGGAAACGAG caAAAGCAGCCAGGGTAATCTATGAGGTTCCCCACATTGACTCTGAAGAGGCCGAGATGGACCAACACAGCACCAGCTCCAGAGGTTCCTCTCAGTGG TGCCAGGTACCAATGTATGAGTCCTTGGATTACTTTGAGCATGTGCAGCCTAAAGAAGTGGGTGAGGATCCGCTCAGATCGACATCCTGA
- the LOC137590669 gene encoding protein S100-P-like, whose protein sequence is MTQLETAMAILMKTFDTYAAGEGKKDTLNNKEVKTLLEKELPGLLKAAKNQGEVDKLLGGLDFNGDSEVDFSEFVILVAALTCACHDRCAKK, encoded by the exons ATGACGCAGCTAGAGACAGCCATGGCCATTCTGATGAAGACGTTTGACACCTATGCCGCAGGCGAGGGCAAGAAGGACACCCTGAACAACAAGGAAGTCAAGACCTTAttggagaaggagctgcctgGACTGCTCAAG GCAGCGAAGAACCAAGGTGAAGTAGACAAGCTTCTCGGCGGTCTGGATTTTAACGGAGACTCGGAGGTCGACTTCAGTGAGTTTGTGATTCTGGTTGCTGCTTTGACCTGCGCCTGCCACGACCGATGCGCCAAAAAGTGA